One Rattus norvegicus strain BN/NHsdMcwi chromosome 20, GRCr8, whole genome shotgun sequence DNA segment encodes these proteins:
- the Slc29a3 gene encoding equilibrative nucleoside transporter 3 isoform X1 — protein MGGTVSAVASLVDLAASSDVRDSALAFFLTAAVFLGLCVGLYLLLPQLEYARYYMRPVVPIHVFSSEDSPPRDAPSTSSVAPASRAVHTPPLGPILKKTAGLGFCAVFLYFITALIFPAISTNIQPMHKGTGSPWTSKFYVPLTVFLLFNFADLCGRQVTAWIQVPGPRSKLLPILAVSRVCLVPLFLLCNYQPRSHLTLVLFQSDIYPILFTCLLGLSNGYLSTLVLMYGPKIVPRELAEATSVVMLFYMSLGLMLGSACAALLEHFI, from the exons ATGGGAGGGACAGTCAGTGCTGTGGCCTCCCTGGTGGACCTGGCAGCATCCAGTGACGTGCGAGACAGTGCGCTGGCCTTCTTCCTCACAGCAGCAGTCTTCCTTGGGCTCTGTGTGGGGCTCTACCTACTGCTGCCCCAACTGGAGTATGCCAG GTACTACATGAGGCCGGTTGTCCCAATCCACGTGTTTTCTAGTGAAGACAGCCCACCCCGGGATGCTCCCAGCACCTCCTCCGTGGCCCCTGCATCCAGAGCAGTGCACACGCCACCCCTCGGACCCATCCTGAAGAAGACAGCTGGCCTGGGGTTCTGCGCCGTTTTCCTCTACTTCATCACCGCCCTTATCTTCCCCGCTATCTCCACCAACATCCAGCCCATGCACAAGGGCACCGGCTCTCCATGGACCTCCAAGTTCTATGTGCCCCTCACCGTCTTCCTCCTTTTCAACTTTGCTGACCTCTGCGGCCGACAGGTCACAGCCTGGATCCAGGTGCCAGGTCCTAGGAGCAAGCTGCTCCCCATACTGGCAGTCTCTCGCGTCTGCCTCGTGCCTCTCTTCCTGCTCTGTAACTACCAGCCACGCTCACACCTGACTCTGGTGCTTTTCCAGTCTGACATCTACCCTATACTCTTCACCTGCCTCTTGGGGCTCAGTAATGGCTACCTCAGCACGCTGGTGCTCATGTATGGGCCCAAGATTGTGCCCCGGGAGCTGGCTGAGGCCACCAGTGTGGTGATGCTGTTCTACATGTCACTGGGTTTGATGCTGGGCTCAGCCTGTGCGGCCTTGCTTGAGCACTTTATCTAG